In Bordetella genomosp. 10, the genomic window AGGCCTTCAACGACCCTGTGTTGAATGGGCTGTTGGCCCGCGTCGCGCGCGCCAACCTCGACGTCCAGGCCGCCGCCGCGCGCCTGATGCAGGCGCGCGCGGCGCTGGGCGTGGCCGATGCTGGTCGCCTGCCCGGCGTGAACGCGGACGCGTCCTATCGCCATGCGCGGTCCAGCGCTCATGGCCTGGCCGACGTGTCCAATCGCGCCGGCGAGGCGGACTACGACTTGTGGCAGGGCGGCGCGGACGCGGCCTGGGAAATCGACCTGTGGGGCCGCGTCCGGCGCCAGTCCGAAATGGCCGGCGCCGCCGTCGAGGCCAGCGCCGAACTGCAACGCGACGTCCTGCTGGCCGCCCTGGCGGCCACCGCCCAGGACTATGTGTCCCTGCGCGGCGTGCAGGCCGAGCGGGAGATCGTGGCGCGGAACCTGGCCATCGCGCGCCACAGCCAGGCCTTGACCCAACGCCGTTATGACGACGGCGTGGCGACCGGCGTCGACGTGGCCGAAGCCGCGGCGCAAGTCAGCACCATCGAGGCGCGCCTGCCGGCGCTGGACAATCGCGCGGACCGCCAGATCAACGCGCTGAGCCGGCTGCTCGCCTTGCCGCCCGCCGCGCTGGCCGGCGAGTTGCGCGCCGCCGCGCCCATCCCGGCGCCGCCGGCGCTCGCGCGCGTGGGCCTGCCCGCCGAGCTGGCGCGGCGCCGGCCGGACATCCGAGCCGCCGAGGCGCGCTTGCACGAGGCGACCGCGGGCATCGGCGTCGCCGTGGCGGATTTCTATCCGCGCATCACCCTGTCCGGCGATTTCGGCTTGCAGGCCCTGCAATTGAACGAACTCGGCGACTGGGGCGCGCGGATATTCGGCATCGGCCCCGTGCTGCGCGTGCCCTTGTTCGACGGCGGCCGGCTGCGCGGCCAACTGGCCTTGAGCCAGGCGCGCCAGCAGGAGGCCATGATCGACTATCAACGCACCGTCCTGCGCGCCTGGCACGAGGTCGACGACGCATTGGGCGATTACGGCGCCTTGCGGCGGCAGCGCGAAAAACTCGCCGAGGCCGTGGCCCGGAACGAGACCACGCTGGCGCAGGCGCGCCGTCAGTACCTTGCCGGCGCCGTGGATTTTCTCGACGTGCTGGCCTTGCAGAAAGACCTGCTGGCCACGCAGCAAGACCTGGCGCGCAACGATGCCGGCATCGACCTGGCCTTGGTGCGCCTGTTCAAGGCGCTGGGTGGCGGCTGGGAGGCCGACCTGCCCGTCGCCGCCGCTAACCTTCATGGAGATTCCTGATGAAACCGTTGGATCACGCCTTTTTTACCGTGCACGATACGACCCGCTTTCCGGCGGTCATGGTGCGCCCCGCCGCCGTCCTGCCGGGTTACGCGGCGCAGTGGGAGGTGGAAATGGAGGCGCTGCTGCGGCACGGCGAGCCGTTCGCAGTGCTCTATCCGGAAATGCCCGCCGAGGAATCCCACGAGGACTACAAGCGCCGCGGCATCTGGCTGAAGCGCCATCGCGAGGCCTTGGCGCGGCTGTGCGCCGCGCTGATAAGCGTCGAGCCCGATGCGCGGCGCCGGGAAGCGGCCGTGCAGCGAGGGCGGGGCGTGAGCAAGGCCTTCGGCATCGCCCACTATGCGGTGGCCAGCCTGGACGAGGGACTGTCCATCGCCTTCGGCCGGGCCCGGCGCCCGCCGCCGCATGACGACCGGGCGGTGACCTACGGTTGAGGCGCGCCGCCGCGCGGCCCGGCCGTCAAGGCGGAAATCCCGCTATCGTTTCCCGCACGGTCCGCAGCACGTCCGGCAAGTCCTCCAGCGGGACGGAACTCAGCCCTAATCGCAGCGCGTGCGGCGCATGCCGGGTGGTGGCGTAGGCCTCTCCTTTCGACACCGCGATGTCGCGCTGGGCGAGCGCCCGGGCGATGCGGTCCATGCGTAGCTCCGGCGGCAGCGGCAGCCACAGGAACAGGGACGCCGGATGCGCGATCGGGGTCGGGTCCATGCCCTGGAATACGCGCCGCGCGCAGTGCTGGCGTTGCCGCGCCTCGCGGCGCTGGCGTTGTTCCAGGCGCGCCAGCGTGCCGTCGGCGATCCAGCGCGTGCCCAAGGCCGTGACCAGCGTGGGCAGGCTCCAATGGCTGGCGCGGATATGGGCCCTCACGCGTCCGGCCACGGCCGGCGGCACGCAGACATAGCCATAGCGCAGCCCGCTGGCCAGGCTCTTGGAGAGGCTGGAGACATAGGCCGTGCGCTCCGGCGCCTGCGCCGCCAGGGGCGCGGGCGCGTTCGCCGCGAGGTGCGCGTAGACGCCGTCCTCGATGATCAGCAGGTCGTGGCGGCGCGCCAGCGCGACGAGCCGCCGGCGCTGCGCCTCGTTCAGGATCCAGCCCAAGGGGTTGTGCAAGGTGGGCATGGCGTAGAGGGCGCGGATGCGATGCCGGCGGCAGAGGGCGTCGAGCGCGTCCAGGTCGGGCCCTTCAGCCAGCGCGGGAATGGGGTGCAGCGCCAGGCCGTGCGCCTGCGCCGCCATTTTGAAGCCGGGGTAGGTCAGGGCGTCGGCGGCGACGGCGTCGCCGGGCGCGAGCAGGGCGCCCATCACGCAATCCAGGCCGTGTTGCGCGCCGTTGACCAGGAAGAGGTTTTCGACGTCGGCGTCGATGCCGCGCGCGTGCGCCAGGAAGCCGCGCAGGGCGGCGCGGTCATGGCGCCGGCCGCCGGGAGGCTGCTGATGCAGCAGCGCCGCCAGGTCGCCGCCCGCGGCAAGCTGGCGCAGGGCGTCGCGCAGCATCTCGCCCTGGCCCGGCCAGACGGGATGGTTGAAGGACAGGTCCGCGGTGGCAGTGCTGGCGCGCGCTTCGTCGGCGGGATCCCATTCGTCCCCGGACGGGCGGTCGCGCACGAAGGTGCCGCGGCCGGTTTCGCCGACGGCCAGGCCCATGGCCTTGAGCCGAGCGTAGACGCCCGTGGCGGTGGCCACGGCGATGCCGTGCCGCGCGGCCAGGGCGCGATGGGTGGGCAGGCGCGCGCCCGGCGCCAGCCGGCCGGCGCGGATGTCGTCCGCCAGGCGCGCGGCGAGGGCGGCCGCGCCGGCGTTCTTGCCGTTGCCGGACAGCGCGGCGGGCGCCTTCGTTCGATGGGCCATGATGCGTACCTGGGACAATTTTTTGATTGTCATAGTCTACGCCGGTACGCTGCGGACATCCTTTCACATCGACATGGAGATCCTAAGCCCATGGATACGTCCGCGCGTCTGCCCATTCTCGAATTCCTGCGCCGCCAGATCGACGGCGGCCTGCCGGCCGGCGCGCGCACGTTCATGCGCTACCCCACCGCCATTTCCCAATTGCTGGACTTCCGCCTGATCGACGTGGGACAGGCCATGGCGGTCGTCGAACTGGACGCGGATGCCGCGCGCCATGGCAATCAGCAGGGCACCGTGCATGGGGGGATGTTGTGCGAGCTGGCGGACGCCGCCATCGGGACGGCGCATTCGACGCTGATGCAGGAAGGCGAGTCCTTCGCCAGCATCGACCTGAAGGCGACCTTCCTGCGGCCCGTGTGGAAGGAGCGCCTGCGCGCCCACGCCCGCGCGGCGCACGGCGGCCGCACCGTCAGCCACTATGTCTGCGACATCCTGCGGGAGGACGGCAAGCCGGTGGCGACGATCGCCAGCGCGGTGATGACGTTGCGTGGGGACGGCGCGAAGGGACAGTAATGCCGCGTCCCGGCAGTTCGCGCCTTGCCCTGCGCATGCATCCATCGATTTTCCATTTCGGGCCTGAACCCCCGCGGCACGGCGCTAGATCGTCACCGTCCCGCGGCCGATCTCGATGACGCGCCCGCCCACCTGCACCTGCCCGTCCTCGGTCACGTGCAGGCGCAAGGTGCAGGGCCGGCCGACCGCCTCGCCCTGGCTGACGAGATAGCTCGCCGGCAGGTCGCGTCCCTGTTGCAGCAGCCAGCCTCCCAGGTTGGCGCAGGCCGAGCCGGTGCCGGGATCTTCCACCACCGCGCCGCCCTTGCTGAAGAAATAGCGCGCCAGCACCCGGCCGGGCTGGCCGCCGCCGGGCGCCTTCTCGAAGGCGAAGACATAGGCCGTCTTGCGGCCCAGGCTGCTGGCCGGCCACGCCTCGAAGCCGCCGCTGTCCAGGGCGGCGCGGCGCACGGCGTCGGCGCTGCGCACGGGCACCAGCAACTGGTCGGCGCCGGTGTCGATCCAGCGCGGGGCGTCCAGCAGGTCGTCTTCGCGCAGGCCCAGCATGGCGGCCAATCGCGCGGGCGGCATGGGTTCGGCGCGATGCTTGAGAGGGCCGGATTGCGGCGCGGTGAAGGTCCATACGTCGTCCCGCGACCACACCGGCACGACGCCGGCCAGGAATTCCAGCTTCAGCACGGGCCCGGTCCCGCGCAGCTCGCGCACGACCTGCGAGGTGCCCAGCGTCGGATGCCCGGCGAAGCGCATCTCGTAGCCGGGCGTGAAAATGCGCACGCGCGCGTCGGCCTGGTCCGAGGGCAGGATGAAAGTGGTTTCCGACAGATTGAATTGCAGGGTCAGCGCCTGCATGGTCGCGTCGTCCAGTCCGCGCGCGTCCTCGAACACGCACAACGGATTGCCGCCGAACGTCGATTCGGCGAAGACATTGAGAAGGCGGAACGCGTAGGTGGCCATGTCGGGAACGGGACAAAGGTTGGGATGGGGCATTGTAGGATGCCCGCAGCGTTTTTCCTGAATCCTGAATGTTGATCTGCCCGACGATCCATCTGTTCATACACCTGCCATCCTTAATGAATCAGTCGCGCCGTCTGCATCGCGTATTGCCGCGGGGCACGGCGTATCCGCGGGCTTCTGTCATGCAAAAAACCCGCGTTTAAAAGAAGCAGGCATATCAGCGCTCGGCGAACACGCGGCGATGCACAGGCGATGATCCTACATGTCCCGGATAGCGTAAAAAACGAGGCAAAACCTGAATCATGCCGATTGCGGTTCGTGGACGAGGCCGGTAATAGAATCGCCTTTTTTGACGGCCCAGCCAGGGAGCGATATGCCCACGACCATACTGCCGCCCGTCGTTCCGCCGCCGCGCCGGCGTCCCGCCGACCTGATCTATGGCGCGGACGATCGTCTCCCGCCCGCCACCCTGGGCCTGCTCGCCGTGCAGCATCTGGCCACCGCGCTGGCCCTGGTCGCCTATCTGCTGGCCGCCGCGCGCAGCGCGCAACTCGACACCGCGGACACCCAGTCGCTGCTGTCGGTCACGCTCATCGGCATGGCGCTGGCCACGGCCATGCAGGCATGGGGCGGCCGGATGGGCGCGGGCCGCCTGCTGGTGCACATGCCCAATCCCTTCATGATCACCTTCGCCGCCATCGCCATGCAGCGCCACGGCATGGGCGGCATGGCCACGCTGACCTTCGTCGGCGGCGTGGTGGCGCTGGCGATCAGTCCGCTGATGCGGCGGCTGCGGGCCGTCTTTCCGCCCACCGTGGCCGGCGTGGTGGTGTGCTTCGTGGGCATCTCGCTGATCGGCGTGTCGGTGCGCCATGCCCTGGGGCTGGACGCGCAAGGGGCGATAGACGGCACCAGCCTGGCCATCGCCGGCGTCACCCTGGGCGCCATCGTCCTGTGCTCGGTATGGGGAACGCGCGGCGTCCGCCTGCTGGCCTTGTTGATCGGGATAGGCGCGGGCGCGGCCATGGCGGCGATGCTGGGGCAGATCCATGGGGGCGAGGCCTTGTCGCGGGCGCCGTGGATGGCGCTGCCGCTCATCCATCCGCCTGATTTTTCGGTGACCTCGGATCTCCTGATCGCGGTGGGGCTGATCGCCGTGCTGTCGCAACTGGACACCGTGGGCAGCGTCATCATGATGGAGAAAATCGAGGATGCCGAATGGCGGCGCGCGGACATGCGCGGCATCGGACGCGGCGTGCAGGCCAACGGGCTGGGCGATCTGCTGGGAAGCCTGCTGGGCGGCTATCCCACGGCCATTTCCTCGGCCAACATCGCGCTATGCCACGCCACGCGCTCGACCGCGCGCCGCATCGGCCTGCTGGCCGCGGCGTTCATGGCGGCCATCGCCTTCCTGCCGCAGGTGACGCTGGCCTTGACCCTGATCCCCACCGCCGTGCTCGGCGCGGTGGAGTTGTACGCGGCGGCCTTCCTCATCGTATCGGGCATCGAGCTGATCGCTTCGCGGGCGGTGGACAGCCGCGGCATTTTCACGGTGGGCCTGTCCCTGTGCGCGGGGCTGGCGGTCATGTTCATTCCCGCCATGCCCAGGCAGGCGCCGGCCTCCATGCAATTGCTGGTGGGCAGCGGCTTTATCGTGGCCGGCGTCGCGGCCATCGCGCTGAACCTGTTTTTCCGCCTGGGCACCGCGCGCCAGGTGCAACGGGCTTTCGAGCCGGACGGCGCGCCGATCGGCGAGCAGACGATCGCCTTCGTCGAACGCCAGGGCGGGGCCTGGGGCGCGCGGCGCGACGTCGTGCAGCGCGCCGCCATGGCGGCGCTGGAAGCCGTGGACGTGCTGCAGCAGGATGGCCGGCGTCACCTGCGCGGCGTGCGCGGCATGTTCGATGAGTTCAAT contains:
- a CDS encoding efflux transporter outer membrane subunit, which encodes MRRRSELALLVGLLLAGLTGCAVGPDFQAPRAALPARWGHADTVAIADADETPDVAWWKAFNDPVLNGLLARVARANLDVQAAAARLMQARAALGVADAGRLPGVNADASYRHARSSAHGLADVSNRAGEADYDLWQGGADAAWEIDLWGRVRRQSEMAGAAVEASAELQRDVLLAALAATAQDYVSLRGVQAEREIVARNLAIARHSQALTQRRYDDGVATGVDVAEAAAQVSTIEARLPALDNRADRQINALSRLLALPPAALAGELRAAAPIPAPPALARVGLPAELARRRPDIRAAEARLHEATAGIGVAVADFYPRITLSGDFGLQALQLNELGDWGARIFGIGPVLRVPLFDGGRLRGQLALSQARQQEAMIDYQRTVLRAWHEVDDALGDYGALRRQREKLAEAVARNETTLAQARRQYLAGAVDFLDVLALQKDLLATQQDLARNDAGIDLALVRLFKALGGGWEADLPVAAANLHGDS
- a CDS encoding aminotransferase-like domain-containing protein; protein product: MAHRTKAPAALSGNGKNAGAAALAARLADDIRAGRLAPGARLPTHRALAARHGIAVATATGVYARLKAMGLAVGETGRGTFVRDRPSGDEWDPADEARASTATADLSFNHPVWPGQGEMLRDALRQLAAGGDLAALLHQQPPGGRRHDRAALRGFLAHARGIDADVENLFLVNGAQHGLDCVMGALLAPGDAVAADALTYPGFKMAAQAHGLALHPIPALAEGPDLDALDALCRRHRIRALYAMPTLHNPLGWILNEAQRRRLVALARRHDLLIIEDGVYAHLAANAPAPLAAQAPERTAYVSSLSKSLASGLRYGYVCVPPAVAGRVRAHIRASHWSLPTLVTALGTRWIADGTLARLEQRQRREARQRQHCARRVFQGMDPTPIAHPASLFLWLPLPPELRMDRIARALAQRDIAVSKGEAYATTRHAPHALRLGLSSVPLEDLPDVLRTVRETIAGFPP
- a CDS encoding PaaI family thioesterase, with the protein product MDTSARLPILEFLRRQIDGGLPAGARTFMRYPTAISQLLDFRLIDVGQAMAVVELDADAARHGNQQGTVHGGMLCELADAAIGTAHSTLMQEGESFASIDLKATFLRPVWKERLRAHARAAHGGRTVSHYVCDILREDGKPVATIASAVMTLRGDGAKGQ
- a CDS encoding PhzF family phenazine biosynthesis protein, with the translated sequence MATYAFRLLNVFAESTFGGNPLCVFEDARGLDDATMQALTLQFNLSETTFILPSDQADARVRIFTPGYEMRFAGHPTLGTSQVVRELRGTGPVLKLEFLAGVVPVWSRDDVWTFTAPQSGPLKHRAEPMPPARLAAMLGLREDDLLDAPRWIDTGADQLLVPVRSADAVRRAALDSGGFEAWPASSLGRKTAYVFAFEKAPGGGQPGRVLARYFFSKGGAVVEDPGTGSACANLGGWLLQQGRDLPASYLVSQGEAVGRPCTLRLHVTEDGQVQVGGRVIEIGRGTVTI
- a CDS encoding solute carrier family 23 protein, whose product is MPTTILPPVVPPPRRRPADLIYGADDRLPPATLGLLAVQHLATALALVAYLLAAARSAQLDTADTQSLLSVTLIGMALATAMQAWGGRMGAGRLLVHMPNPFMITFAAIAMQRHGMGGMATLTFVGGVVALAISPLMRRLRAVFPPTVAGVVVCFVGISLIGVSVRHALGLDAQGAIDGTSLAIAGVTLGAIVLCSVWGTRGVRLLALLIGIGAGAAMAAMLGQIHGGEALSRAPWMALPLIHPPDFSVTSDLLIAVGLIAVLSQLDTVGSVIMMEKIEDAEWRRADMRGIGRGVQANGLGDLLGSLLGGYPTAISSANIALCHATRSTARRIGLLAAAFMAAIAFLPQVTLALTLIPTAVLGAVELYAAAFLIVSGIELIASRAVDSRGIFTVGLSLCAGLAVMFIPAMPRQAPASMQLLVGSGFIVAGVAAIALNLFFRLGTARQVQRAFEPDGAPIGEQTIAFVERQGGAWGARRDVVQRAAMAALEAVDVLQQDGRRHLRGVRGMFDEFNFDIELLYDGPALTLPGKQGATLPCPPVDDLDDKGFDAAIEAAVARVSNTLVRHWADRVANGARGEERYLLLHFDH